Proteins co-encoded in one Polaromonas vacuolata genomic window:
- a CDS encoding TRAP transporter small permease: MKIIDRLEEWVISLMLLAMTGVAFMQVVRRYVFNTGFSWSLEVTTIFFAIMIFTGLSYGVRVGAHIGVDALVNLLSEKKRRRVAIAAVCLCLVYVGFMLYGSGIYVSKMMEIGIEFDDLPLERWKVLMIMPIGFALVGLRFLQILYLLITGKIDNLQLADEAADAMKLKSKDND, encoded by the coding sequence ATGAAAATTATCGACCGCCTTGAAGAGTGGGTCATATCCCTGATGCTGCTGGCCATGACAGGCGTAGCCTTTATGCAGGTGGTGAGACGCTATGTGTTTAATACCGGATTTTCTTGGTCACTTGAAGTGACCACTATTTTTTTCGCCATCATGATTTTTACCGGGCTTTCTTACGGCGTAAGGGTTGGCGCGCATATTGGCGTTGATGCACTGGTGAATTTATTATCTGAAAAAAAGCGCCGACGAGTAGCCATAGCAGCGGTTTGTCTGTGCTTGGTGTATGTCGGTTTTATGCTGTATGGCTCGGGCATTTACGTCAGCAAAATGATGGAAATCGGCATTGAATTTGATGACTTGCCGCTCGAACGCTGGAAAGTTTTAATGATTATGCCGATTGGTTTTGCGCTAGTGGGATTGCGCTTTTTGCAAATTCTCTATCTCTTGATAACCGGAAAAATTGATAACTTGCAGCTCGCCGACGAAGCTGCAGACGCGATGAAACTCAAATCAAAAGACAACGACTAA
- a CDS encoding TRAP transporter substrate-binding protein has product MKLNIRRKILAAAIATIAAASIALPLSAAAQSPIIIKYSHVVADQTPKGQAAQKFKELAEKALPGKVVVQVFPNSQLFGDGKEMEALALGDVQIIAPSLSKFGKYTPKLQIFDLPFLFNDIQAVDRFQASPSGQSLLNSMNKKGITGLGYLHNGMKVFSTTAPMNLPADAKGMKFRIQASDVLEAQFKAVGANPQKLAFAEVYQALQSGVVDGQENTWSNIYSKKFHEVQGFILDSNHGVIDYMVITNTKWWNGLPADIRKGLSQAMKESIAFGNQVAIKEAEAFKAKVIADNKAKVVEMTPASKAAWRKAMAPVVKKFEDEIGADLIKAAQNSNQ; this is encoded by the coding sequence ATGAAATTAAATATACGCCGCAAAATACTGGCAGCTGCTATTGCCACAATCGCCGCGGCATCTATTGCACTGCCACTAAGCGCAGCTGCTCAGTCACCCATCATCATTAAATACAGCCATGTCGTGGCTGATCAAACACCAAAAGGCCAGGCCGCTCAAAAGTTCAAAGAACTTGCTGAAAAAGCTTTACCAGGCAAAGTAGTTGTTCAAGTTTTCCCTAACAGCCAGCTGTTTGGTGACGGCAAAGAAATGGAAGCACTGGCCTTGGGTGACGTACAAATCATTGCACCATCGCTGTCTAAATTCGGGAAATACACGCCGAAATTACAGATTTTTGATCTGCCATTTTTGTTCAATGACATTCAAGCGGTTGATCGTTTTCAAGCCAGCCCGTCCGGCCAGTCCTTGCTTAATTCTATGAATAAAAAAGGCATCACAGGACTCGGCTATTTGCACAACGGCATGAAAGTTTTCTCCACCACCGCGCCAATGAATTTGCCAGCAGATGCCAAGGGCATGAAGTTTCGAATTCAGGCCTCTGACGTGTTGGAAGCGCAATTTAAAGCCGTTGGTGCCAACCCGCAAAAGCTTGCCTTTGCTGAGGTCTACCAAGCCCTTCAATCAGGCGTAGTAGATGGTCAGGAAAACACTTGGTCGAATATTTACAGCAAGAAGTTTCATGAAGTCCAAGGCTTTATTTTAGACAGCAACCACGGTGTGATCGACTATATGGTCATCACCAACACCAAGTGGTGGAACGGTCTGCCAGCAGATATCAGAAAAGGTCTGAGCCAAGCAATGAAAGAATCGATTGCATTTGGTAACCAAGTCGCGATTAAAGAAGCCGAAGCTTTTAAAGCCAAAGTTATTGCCGACAATAAAGCCAAAGTCGTTGAAATGACGCCCGCTAGTAAAGCTGCTTGGCGCAAAGCCATGGCACCGGTGGTGAAAAAGTTCGAAGATGAAATTGGTGCTGACCTGATCAAGGCGGCGCAAAACTCTAACCAATAA
- a CDS encoding efflux RND transporter periplasmic adaptor subunit, with protein MYVDITQSSTELLQLKTDKARGLIKGSEQAEANITLILEDGSTYAQKGKLKFSGVNVNTSTGTVTLRALVPNPNGLLMPGMYVRAMLEAGVNEQAILTPQQSVTREASGKATVLVVGSDNKVERRAIQIDQAVGNRWLVTHGLAQGERVIVDGLQRITAGDTVKPVVLTLAQLAGEKAEPAKGAAPATSTAPIAAASSTTAQR; from the coding sequence ATGTATGTCGATATCACCCAGTCCAGCACCGAACTACTGCAACTAAAAACCGATAAGGCACGCGGCCTGATCAAGGGCAGCGAGCAAGCCGAAGCCAACATCACCTTGATCTTGGAAGACGGCAGCACTTACGCGCAAAAAGGCAAACTCAAGTTCAGCGGTGTGAATGTCAACACCAGCACCGGCACCGTCACGCTGCGTGCGCTTGTGCCGAACCCGAATGGTTTGTTAATGCCTGGCATGTATGTGCGGGCCATGCTGGAGGCCGGAGTGAACGAGCAGGCCATACTCACACCACAGCAAAGCGTGACCCGGGAGGCGAGCGGCAAAGCGACTGTTCTTGTAGTCGGTAGTGATAACAAGGTCGAGCGTCGGGCGATTCAAATCGATCAAGCAGTGGGTAACCGCTGGCTGGTAACCCATGGTTTGGCCCAAGGTGAGCGGGTGATTGTTGACGGACTGCAACGCATCACAGCGGGTGACACGGTCAAGCCGGTGGTACTGACGCTGGCGCAGTTAGCCGGCGAAAAGGCTGAGCCTGCTAAGGGCGCTGCACCGGCAACCTCGACAGCGCCAATAGCGGCCGCTTCATCGACCACAGCCCAGCGCTAA
- a CDS encoding efflux RND transporter permease subunit — MAHFFIDRPIFAWVLAIIIMLAGALSISTLPLEQYPDIAPPRVSISATYTGASAETIEASASQVIEQQLKGLDNLLYVESNSDASGRSRTTLTFNPGTNIDVAQVQVQNKLQQALSRLPEAVQSRGVSVTKGGSDWLMVFTFTSPDPSVSQVDIGDYLQSNLIDVIGRVPGVGDVQLFGTNYAMRIWLDPAKLEKFALMPSDITSAINAQNTQVSAGQLGTLPAIEGQQLNASITARSQLKTVEQFNNVLLKSSPDGAVVLLKDVARVELGGDNMSRSSRLNGKVGAGMGIVLADGANATRVADAINAKVAELEPYFPYGLTSFISSDSTPFVRASTKEVFKTLVEAMILVVVVMFLFLQNFRATLIPAITVPVVLLGTLGVLSIAGYSINALTMFALVLSIGLLVDDAIVVVENVERVMNTEGLSPKEATRKSMSEITPALVGIALTLSAVFIPMAFFGGSTGVIYRQFSVTIVSAMALSVLVALTLTPAMCATFLKPIKKGEHHKQAARKGLIGLQDRFFHWFNKHFDRNADRYQNGVSKAIRGRKYMLLAFVLLCGAMALMFARLPTSFLPNEDQGFMQVRISLPSGAADARLQIVMAEVQAYMAKQPDVISFNSLTGLSGDQSSARGFVRLTDWSERTRPEQKAGAIARKATQDLAYIRDARIYVQLPPAVRGLGANAGFNFQLKDLNGLGHAALIAAKDKLLALSLSRPEMDNLRTNNLDDTAQLSVVVDDRKAAALGLSASDVNNVLSSALGGVYINDFLNNGRVKRVYMQADAPYRMLPKDIGQWMVRNNQGQMVSFASFSKTEWTMGSPELRRYNGSPSYEFIGDAAPGVSSGVAMDAIEAMIKELPNGIGYEWTGASYQERLSGAQAPLLYAISILFVFLCLAALYESWSVPMSVILAVPLGVIGALIFTGTRGLSNDVYFQVGLLTTVGLASKNAILIVEFATQLQAQGKSVLDATLEAVRLRLRPILMTSLAFGFGVLPLAIGTGAGAGGRQAIGTAVLGGMMFSTALGIFFVPVFFFVIRNFFAKRKEAKKQIDENQPIKPNSESAQ; from the coding sequence ATGGCACATTTTTTTATCGACAGACCTATCTTTGCGTGGGTGCTGGCCATCATCATCATGCTCGCGGGGGCCTTGTCCATCAGCACCTTGCCGCTAGAGCAATACCCGGACATCGCGCCGCCCAGGGTCTCGATTAGCGCCACCTATACCGGCGCTTCAGCCGAGACGATTGAAGCGTCAGCCTCTCAAGTGATTGAGCAGCAGCTCAAGGGCTTGGATAACTTGCTGTATGTCGAATCGAACAGTGATGCCTCGGGCCGTTCCCGCACGACGCTTACCTTTAACCCCGGCACCAACATCGACGTAGCCCAAGTACAGGTACAAAACAAACTACAACAAGCTTTATCGCGCCTGCCAGAAGCGGTGCAAAGCCGCGGTGTGAGTGTCACCAAGGGCGGCTCTGATTGGTTGATGGTGTTTACCTTCACCTCGCCCGACCCCAGCGTTAGCCAAGTTGATATTGGCGACTATCTGCAAAGCAATCTCATCGATGTGATTGGCCGCGTTCCCGGTGTCGGCGACGTGCAATTATTCGGCACCAACTATGCCATGCGGATATGGCTAGACCCCGCAAAACTAGAAAAATTTGCGCTAATGCCGTCGGATATTACCAGCGCTATCAACGCCCAAAATACCCAAGTTTCAGCCGGCCAGCTCGGCACATTGCCCGCTATTGAAGGTCAGCAACTTAACGCCTCGATTACGGCGCGCAGCCAGCTCAAGACGGTTGAACAATTCAATAACGTACTGCTTAAATCCAGCCCCGATGGCGCTGTTGTGCTGCTCAAAGATGTGGCTAGAGTTGAACTTGGCGGCGACAACATGTCGCGCTCCTCACGCCTGAACGGCAAGGTCGGCGCTGGCATGGGCATTGTGTTGGCAGATGGTGCAAACGCAACCCGAGTAGCCGATGCCATCAACGCCAAAGTGGCGGAACTAGAGCCTTATTTCCCGTACGGGTTAACGTCATTCATCAGCTCGGATTCCACGCCGTTTGTGCGGGCCTCTACCAAAGAAGTGTTTAAGACGCTGGTCGAAGCCATGATTTTGGTGGTTGTGGTGATGTTTTTATTCCTGCAAAACTTTCGCGCCACTTTGATTCCTGCGATTACCGTTCCCGTCGTGCTCTTGGGCACGCTAGGGGTGTTGTCGATTGCCGGTTACTCAATCAACGCACTGACCATGTTTGCACTTGTGCTGTCTATTGGTTTGCTAGTCGATGATGCCATCGTGGTTGTGGAAAACGTCGAGCGGGTGATGAATACCGAAGGCTTGTCGCCCAAAGAGGCAACCCGAAAATCCATGAGTGAGATCACGCCCGCATTGGTCGGCATTGCACTGACTCTGTCCGCGGTGTTTATTCCAATGGCCTTTTTTGGCGGTTCAACTGGTGTGATTTATCGGCAATTTTCGGTCACGATTGTCTCCGCTATGGCGCTGTCCGTGCTGGTTGCGCTAACGCTTACACCAGCGATGTGCGCGACTTTTCTCAAACCGATTAAAAAAGGCGAGCACCATAAGCAAGCGGCACGCAAAGGTTTAATCGGCCTGCAAGATAGATTTTTTCATTGGTTTAACAAGCACTTTGACCGCAACGCAGACCGCTACCAAAACGGGGTGAGCAAAGCCATACGCGGCAGAAAATACATGCTGCTGGCCTTTGTGCTGCTGTGCGGCGCGATGGCGCTGATGTTTGCGCGCTTGCCGACATCGTTTCTGCCCAATGAAGACCAGGGCTTTATGCAAGTTCGCATCTCCCTGCCCTCAGGCGCTGCAGACGCACGCTTGCAAATAGTCATGGCCGAAGTGCAAGCCTATATGGCCAAGCAGCCAGATGTGATTAGCTTTAACTCCCTCACAGGACTGAGCGGCGACCAAAGTTCAGCCCGTGGTTTCGTGCGCTTAACTGATTGGAGCGAGCGTACCCGGCCGGAACAAAAAGCCGGTGCGATTGCGCGCAAAGCCACGCAAGATTTGGCCTACATACGGGATGCACGCATTTATGTGCAACTGCCCCCAGCGGTACGCGGATTGGGCGCCAATGCGGGCTTTAACTTTCAGCTAAAAGACTTAAACGGCTTGGGTCATGCCGCATTAATCGCCGCTAAAGACAAGCTTTTAGCACTCTCATTGAGTCGGCCAGAAATGGATAATTTGCGCACCAATAACTTGGACGATACGGCCCAACTGAGCGTTGTAGTGGATGACCGCAAAGCCGCCGCACTTGGCCTTTCAGCCAGCGATGTCAACAACGTCTTGTCGAGCGCATTAGGCGGCGTTTACATCAACGACTTCCTCAACAATGGCCGAGTCAAACGGGTCTATATGCAGGCCGATGCGCCCTACCGCATGCTGCCCAAGGACATAGGTCAGTGGATGGTGCGCAACAACCAAGGCCAGATGGTTTCTTTCGCTTCATTTAGTAAGACCGAATGGACCATGGGCTCCCCCGAGCTGCGCCGCTACAACGGCAGTCCTAGCTACGAATTCATTGGCGATGCAGCTCCCGGGGTGAGTTCTGGTGTGGCAATGGATGCCATCGAAGCAATGATTAAAGAGCTGCCTAACGGCATTGGCTACGAGTGGACTGGTGCGTCCTATCAAGAACGTTTGTCGGGCGCGCAAGCACCGCTGCTCTACGCCATATCCATACTCTTTGTTTTCCTTTGTTTAGCCGCTTTGTATGAGAGCTGGTCAGTGCCTATGTCGGTCATTTTGGCCGTGCCACTAGGCGTGATCGGTGCGCTGATATTTACCGGAACGCGAGGGCTATCGAACGACGTTTACTTCCAAGTAGGACTTTTAACCACCGTGGGACTGGCGTCTAAAAATGCCATATTGATTGTTGAGTTCGCCACGCAATTGCAAGCCCAAGGTAAAAGCGTTTTAGACGCTACGCTGGAAGCCGTCAGGCTCAGGCTCAGGCCCATATTGATGACGTCATTAGCATTTGGCTTTGGTGTGTTGCCGCTGGCCATTGGCACTGGCGCAGGCGCTGGCGGACGCCAAGCGATTGGCACAGCAGTACTAGGTGGCATGATGTTTTCCACTGCGTTAGGGATTTTCTTTGTGCCAGTTTTCTTCTTTGTCATTCGCAACTTTTTTGCCAAACGTAAAGAAGCCAAAAAGCAAATTGATGAAAACCAGCCAATAAAACCCAATTCAGAAAGTGCGCAATGA
- a CDS encoding TRAP transporter large permease yields the protein MNTLILFTCLFLFMAIGMPVAISLGFASVLTIFFFSQDSLASMTIKMFETSEHYTLMAIPFFVLAGNLMSTGGVAKRMVRFAMAAVGHLRGGMAIASILACMLFAAVSGSSPATVVAIGSIVIAGMVKNGYPKEFAAGVICTAGTLGILIPPSIVMVVYAAVTEVSVGRMFMAGVIPGLLLSLMLMVAVWWRTDKLNIAPAIKASKREVLVALRDSFWGLALLVIIMGGIYGGVFTPTEAAAVSAVYALFIALFVYKDIGLRDLPAVFLDSAKTTVMLMFIVANALLFAHVLTTERIPQVMAEQILAMGMSPWMFLLVVNVILLVAGNFMEPTGIILILAPILFPIATKLGIDPIHLGIIMVVNMEIGMVTPPVGLNLFVTSGVSGLSLVKVTRSVLPWLLVLLTFLMIITYVPWISLVLPNMIFGAA from the coding sequence ATGAACACACTCATTTTATTTACCTGTCTATTCCTGTTTATGGCGATAGGCATGCCGGTAGCCATCAGCTTGGGATTTGCCAGCGTGCTGACGATTTTCTTTTTCTCTCAGGATTCACTCGCCTCGATGACGATCAAGATGTTCGAGACCAGCGAGCACTACACCCTGATGGCGATTCCGTTTTTCGTACTGGCAGGCAACTTAATGTCTACCGGCGGTGTGGCAAAACGCATGGTGCGGTTCGCTATGGCAGCCGTTGGTCACTTGCGCGGCGGTATGGCTATTGCGTCAATTTTGGCCTGTATGCTGTTTGCGGCAGTCTCAGGTTCTAGCCCGGCTACAGTGGTTGCGATTGGTTCAATCGTGATTGCTGGCATGGTTAAAAACGGCTACCCAAAAGAGTTTGCAGCGGGCGTGATTTGCACCGCTGGCACGCTGGGTATTTTGATTCCACCGTCTATCGTGATGGTGGTCTACGCTGCTGTGACTGAGGTATCGGTTGGCCGCATGTTCATGGCCGGTGTGATTCCTGGCTTGCTGCTCAGTTTGATGCTGATGGTCGCGGTCTGGTGGCGCACTGACAAGCTCAATATCGCGCCGGCCATCAAGGCCAGCAAGCGCGAAGTACTGGTTGCGTTGCGTGATTCGTTTTGGGGCTTAGCGCTATTAGTCATCATCATGGGCGGCATTTACGGCGGCGTGTTCACACCCACCGAAGCGGCGGCCGTGTCTGCGGTTTACGCTTTGTTTATTGCCTTGTTTGTGTATAAAGATATTGGCCTGCGCGATTTGCCAGCGGTATTTCTAGACTCCGCCAAGACGACAGTCATGCTGATGTTCATTGTTGCTAACGCCCTGCTGTTCGCCCACGTGCTAACAACCGAGCGGATTCCGCAAGTCATGGCGGAACAAATATTGGCCATGGGTATGTCGCCGTGGATGTTTTTATTAGTCGTTAACGTGATACTTTTGGTCGCGGGTAACTTCATGGAGCCCACCGGTATCATCTTGATTCTTGCGCCGATACTTTTTCCGATTGCAACAAAACTCGGTATTGATCCGATTCACCTAGGCATCATCATGGTGGTGAATATGGAGATTGGTATGGTGACACCGCCAGTGGGTCTCAATCTGTTTGTCACCAGTGGTGTGTCAGGCTTGAGCTTGGTCAAAGTCACACGTTCGGTACTGCCGTGGTTACTCGTGCTGCTGACATTTCTCATGATCATCACCTACGTGCCGTGGATATCACTGGTGTTGCCAAATATGATTTTTGGCGCTGCTTAG
- a CDS encoding cyclase family protein codes for MKTYKSLRPWLLSASLGFFVLSNNAWAQDDWCKSKWGAADEIGAANLLTPQMAIDAAKLVKTGKTYALGFETNSASAAYAPRNWAVTIVQPGQAGGGSLGPTKTTYNDDIITGWVGIGSQIDGLGHIGEDNVYYNCFKNSDFAQTNGLKKLGVEKIPPFVTRGIVLDMTAYFGVDMVKEGTAFNRKEIQEQAKRQGIDIRKGDVVLFHTGWQALEGKDNKRFLAGEPGLGKDGALFLASKEVVAVGADQWALEVIPFEKNVGVFEVHQILLARNGIYILENMNTGPLVKDKAWEFMFTLGASRITGSVQAIINPVAIR; via the coding sequence ATGAAAACATATAAATCTCTGCGTCCTTGGTTGCTATCTGCGAGCCTTGGTTTTTTTGTGTTGTCAAACAACGCTTGGGCACAAGACGATTGGTGTAAATCCAAATGGGGGGCGGCTGATGAGATAGGCGCAGCCAATTTACTCACGCCTCAAATGGCGATAGATGCAGCCAAATTGGTTAAGACGGGCAAAACATATGCGCTGGGTTTTGAGACGAATTCTGCTAGTGCCGCCTATGCTCCACGCAATTGGGCAGTCACTATCGTGCAACCTGGTCAAGCAGGCGGGGGCAGCTTAGGGCCCACTAAAACTACGTACAACGACGACATCATCACCGGCTGGGTTGGCATAGGCTCACAGATCGACGGTCTAGGTCATATCGGCGAGGACAACGTTTACTACAACTGCTTTAAAAATAGTGACTTTGCACAGACCAATGGTCTGAAAAAACTTGGCGTCGAAAAAATTCCACCTTTTGTCACGCGCGGCATTGTTCTGGATATGACGGCGTATTTCGGCGTGGACATGGTCAAAGAAGGCACGGCCTTTAACCGCAAAGAAATTCAAGAGCAAGCCAAGCGCCAAGGTATCGATATTCGCAAAGGCGACGTGGTACTTTTTCACACCGGCTGGCAGGCTTTAGAAGGCAAAGACAATAAGCGATTTTTAGCCGGTGAACCGGGCTTAGGAAAAGACGGTGCGCTCTTTTTAGCCTCTAAAGAAGTTGTTGCTGTTGGGGCAGATCAGTGGGCACTGGAAGTTATACCGTTTGAAAAAAATGTGGGAGTTTTTGAAGTCCACCAAATTCTCTTGGCGAGAAATGGCATTTACATATTGGAGAACATGAACACTGGCCCACTGGTCAAAGACAAAGCTTGGGAATTCATGTTTACGCTGGGCGCATCGCGCATCACCGGTAGCGTGCAAGCCATCATCAACCCGGTTGCGATTCGATAG
- a CDS encoding efflux RND transporter periplasmic adaptor subunit produces MLCLSTLLTACSGKSEAPAVKPPTEVGVVTMQPERQIVTNELPGRTSAFLTAEIRPQVGGIIEQRPFTEGAQVKTGQLLYQLDNASYLAAQANAQALLTRSEAALSAAKRNANRNAELVKINAISQQLADDSQALMLLATSDLAVAKAALDSARINLAYTRIVAPINGRITTSSVTPGALVTANQSARHSLQCCNSIRCMSISPSPAPNYCN; encoded by the coding sequence ATGCTTTGCCTGAGCACATTACTAACGGCATGCTCAGGCAAGTCTGAAGCACCAGCCGTCAAGCCACCCACTGAAGTCGGTGTAGTGACGATGCAGCCAGAACGCCAAATCGTCACCAACGAATTACCCGGACGAACCAGCGCTTTTCTCACTGCCGAGATTCGCCCGCAAGTAGGCGGCATCATCGAGCAACGTCCGTTTACTGAAGGCGCCCAGGTCAAAACCGGTCAGTTGTTGTATCAACTCGATAACGCCAGCTATCTCGCTGCACAGGCTAATGCACAGGCCTTGCTGACTCGCTCTGAGGCCGCCTTGAGCGCAGCAAAAAGAAATGCCAACCGCAATGCAGAGCTAGTCAAGATCAATGCGATTAGCCAGCAGTTGGCGGATGATAGCCAAGCACTGATGTTGCTGGCCACTTCAGACCTTGCCGTGGCCAAGGCGGCGTTAGACAGCGCGCGTATTAATTTGGCCTATACCCGCATAGTCGCGCCAATTAATGGGCGCATAACTACCTCTAGCGTCACGCCAGGCGCTTTGGTCACAGCGAATCAATCGGCGCGGCACTCACTACAGTGCTGCAACTCGATCCGATGTATGTCGATATCACCCAGTCCAGCACCGAACTACTGCAACTAA
- a CDS encoding efflux transporter outer membrane subunit yields the protein MKPSHRFKTLSFRVAALSAIALVAGCANLAPDYQRPALPVPATLDSTNTTPSTPEIQTPALSWNDFLQEQRLREVVALTLENNRDLRVAVLAISKARAQYSISRADLFPTLTATGEGNSSNAGSQTSNNSNAQTGVRRQYTAELGITSYEIDFFSRVRNLNDAALQQFFSITENRRSVQLSLVAEVVNAWLTLDADGRRLQLANNTLENLSRAYELSKRSFELGATSGLALAQAQTTVDAARVDVGSFTSLFARDRNLLALLIGATMPERLLPDGAVAEPIRADSAPRQQAKTASLLLDVPVNLPSTRLQNRPDVQAAEFALRASYANIGAARAAFFPSITLTATAGSSSSSLSNLFASGSSSWSFLPQIRLPIFDAGRNRANLDIAQIDRNSLLAKYEKTVQTAFRETADALADRATLESRLTAQRSLVAATEQVLKLSEARYRLGSDSFLPVLDARRAVYAAEQTLIGLVLTEQLNRITLYKVLGGG from the coding sequence ATGAAGCCAAGCCACAGATTTAAAACGCTGAGCTTTCGTGTAGCCGCACTGAGCGCCATTGCCTTAGTGGCCGGTTGCGCGAATCTCGCACCCGACTATCAACGTCCAGCGCTACCAGTTCCCGCAACGCTAGATTCGACAAACACAACGCCAAGCACTCCAGAAATCCAGACACCGGCTTTGAGCTGGAATGATTTTCTGCAAGAGCAACGCCTGCGCGAAGTAGTTGCCCTGACACTAGAAAACAATCGCGACCTGCGTGTCGCCGTGCTTGCCATTAGCAAAGCGCGCGCGCAATACAGTATCTCACGCGCAGACTTATTCCCCACACTGACGGCAACCGGCGAAGGCAACAGCAGCAACGCTGGCTCGCAAACGAGCAATAACAGCAACGCGCAGACCGGCGTACGCCGCCAATACACGGCGGAGCTGGGTATTACCAGCTATGAAATTGATTTTTTCTCGCGTGTGCGAAACCTCAACGATGCGGCGCTACAGCAGTTTTTTAGCATCACAGAAAACCGCCGCAGTGTGCAGCTAAGCTTAGTTGCCGAAGTCGTCAACGCTTGGCTCACCTTAGACGCAGACGGACGCCGACTACAACTGGCCAACAACACCTTGGAGAATTTAAGCCGCGCTTACGAGCTGTCTAAGCGCAGCTTTGAGCTGGGCGCAACGTCCGGTCTCGCCCTAGCGCAGGCGCAAACCACGGTTGACGCTGCGCGTGTTGATGTGGGCAGCTTCACCAGTTTGTTCGCCCGCGACCGCAATCTACTGGCCTTGCTCATAGGCGCGACCATGCCAGAGAGGTTGCTGCCAGACGGCGCAGTAGCAGAACCAATCCGGGCAGATAGTGCACCTAGACAGCAAGCCAAAACTGCATCGTTGTTATTAGACGTGCCGGTCAACTTGCCCTCTACACGGCTGCAAAACCGACCGGATGTACAAGCGGCTGAGTTTGCACTGCGCGCAAGTTACGCCAACATAGGTGCGGCGCGGGCAGCGTTCTTTCCCAGCATCACGCTAACGGCAACTGCGGGCAGCAGCAGTTCTAGCCTGTCCAATTTGTTTGCTAGCGGCAGCAGTAGCTGGAGCTTTTTGCCACAAATACGCCTGCCCATTTTTGATGCAGGCCGCAATCGTGCAAATTTAGACATCGCGCAAATAGACCGCAACAGCCTGCTGGCTAAATATGAAAAAACCGTACAAACAGCCTTCCGCGAAACCGCCGACGCACTGGCCGACCGAGCCACGCTAGAGAGCCGATTGACGGCTCAACGCTCATTGGTCGCAGCAACCGAACAAGTGCTAAAGCTGTCCGAGGCCAGATACCGTTTAGGCAGTGACAGTTTTTTGCCCGTGCTTGACGCTAGGCGTGCGGTATATGCGGCTGAGCAAACATTGATTGGACTGGTGCTGACGGAGCAGCTAAATCGAATCACACTCTACAAAGTGCTGGGTGGCGGCTGA